The nucleotide window CACTAATGCATCATTGAAACCTTAACAGCGTCGACCAAGTCTGACTGCATTGTTACAACATTTACCATCACAATCATGAAGCACTCATGGAAAGCTTTACCACTGTATTGGCGATCATAGTTGTGTCGCCAAACTTTTGAAGGAAGATGTCGCCACTGTATCGTCGAACCCTCAGCTACATTGACGAATCCTTCGTTATATTGTAGAACAATTCAATGAAGTTTGAGGTGTTCTTTGTGTTTTATAACCAAATTGATGTATTATTTCTGTATTGATTAGAATTTGAATAATTAGTCATATGAAGCTTGATTTCAAATAAGAATCGAGTGGTTTTACAAAGGCGAACATTCGAAAACTCTTGAACTACAAAGTGTTAACAATTAAGTCACAATTGATACTCATGCAATTTTCAATGGTTGTCTAACTCAATATTATCAATTGTAAAGCAATGTTGAATCTTCAGTTTTTTATATAACCTAATTTTGATTATAGTTTTTTATTATCTATATTGAGTATAGGAGGtggtctttttataaataatatatatatataagtttttgGCAAATGTGTCACGAAACATTAACATTGTAAACTATTGTTAATTTTGAATATGAAGTTATCAATGTGCGATCGATCTTATAATCCTTATTATAATTATGCTTTAGTTGAGTTCTCAAGGTAGATTTTGGTTAAGTAAGAATCATAATTTAGTTAAGGTATCATTGGGGTAGTATCTTACAATTTTACCACAACATATAAAATTCTATTAATTATCCtaaaatgctaaaaaatagaAACCTTGGAATGGTTTGGTGGAAGTTCACTAAGTTACACTTGTTTTTAAACTAAGTTACACTCTCCTTCACGGAttcaacataaaatatatataattttgataattaatcactataaaattctcaaaaaatatagaaaaatactACTAATTATCTTAGAATCATATCCTAATAGTTGCAAAGAAGTTGAAACTAGTTTGGTGAAAGTTCACCAAGTTATACTAAGTTTTTATTTAAGTTATACTATTCAAagtttcaaacaaaaatatcctattttgataattaatcactttaaaataataaaaaaagtactCCTAAAAATCTTAGAATTATATCCGAGTAGTTCTAGAATAGTTTGGATTGTTTATGTGAAAGTTCACGGAGTTACCCTCGTTTTTGaactaaattatgtgcttcaaaatATTccctaatttttatattaatgACACTAAAATTCTCAAAAACTACAAAACATCCTATTAATTATCTTACCAATATATGCTAAAACTTTTGTAGGAGTTTGAATAGGTTTCATGCAAATCGattaagttatttttttttttgaactacgTTACACTCGATCACAACTTGAaagtttcttattttttatattaatgacCTTAAAATCgtcaaacaataataataaaaaacttttctttggtttttttttctaaaatgatcgattttataatcttctattctcttcataacataaatatcaaataatCTAAGAACATCAAAATCAATTAATTTATAGATCTCTACACTTATCTAATCAGTAGGTAGACAAGGGAATTCAAAAATATAcctaatgtaattttttttgaCATGATTTAATTTCATCTTATATCAAACTATGACCTCAACATATTTTCCCAAAAAAATTTCCTcttattcttctctttctttctcctttcgtttttcttctcttcttcttttcttttctttcttcctctcctttcttCCCACGAGATCCTCACTCGCTTTCCTCTCTTTTTTCTGTTCCATGTCTTTCTTCTCTATTCTTTTAAATTTCATGTTTCTCTCTCCCTCACTCCCACGCAGTCTCTCTtttacttgtgagagaggcagCGGCACGGAAACCttatttttttgctttttataatTAATCTCTAATAGTTTAATATTTACAGTTAGATCCTAAAAAAATATTTGCGTaggagtaaaaaaaaaagagaatgagatacgaCGAAGGACAAGAAGAGAGAGGCAAAATAAGAGGAGAAGTAGTACGGGGAGGAAGCCATCGAAGAGGAGACAGTGGAAGGGAGAAGACAGATAAATGATAAGGATAAGGTGGAGGTGGAAGGAAAGAAGGAGACAGCGAAGGGGAGGAGGCAGAGGCGAAAAATGATAAGATAGAAAGGAAGAaggtgaaggaggaggagaatGAATGAGATAAGACGAAGGAAGAGAAAGGGGAGCGATATAGGGGCGGAGGCAAAAGCAAAGAAGATGAATGAGGAGGAAGGAGATAGATGAAAAGGACGAGGGGAAGGTAACGAAGGAGGAAGAATGAGATGAGGCATGTTTAATTGAACAGGTTTAAAAGTTGGGTTAGTTGATAGGTTATTTTTAttgttaaaaaaaattctcatataCAAACAAATTAGAGAGGCATCATccgattaaaaataaataatatttttattttgataaaatacGCAAATAAGATAGatcatgttagtgtaaacaattttttagccgtgacctcggggccgacgcggcttggttcgggtctggATGACGGGTCGCCGATTCCTTCGGGAGGAGATTCCTGGCCAACGCGCCCGGAGAGAAACGCCTCGCCTTCGtccctacacacaggtcgggacGGGAGAACTCGACTCGacctctccgacgatcaagtcagtaaaTAATCGTGGTGGGGTTGTTttttttgtccttccccttcgtttagaatgcaagggtatttataggggagttcggtgttacctgatgtgcctgcccgcaggggGTAGGGTCGTACCTTCTAATGACGTCTGACATTGTTATCGGTGTAGCGTGTGGAATCGAACCtgagcggtcgttaatgggcctcggttgaCGTTTCGACCTGTGTCAGTTACGCGGTGTCGGACTAACAGGGCAGTGGGACGTCAGCGGGTGTCacgcaagtcttatcgtaattattaccctcatcagatCATTAATTGGCTGAGTGCTAGTTCATAATTACTGGTCCAAGCAACGAATGAATCTATTAGAGAGCATGTAAATTTAAAAGTAACTTTTTCTAATAATCTAAATATGGTGAAATTAGTAaattaattatttcatcaaattgaaTCAAATTTGACACGAAGACTTCCTATATCGGAACGTTATTTTGTCGAACTAAATCCCTTAAGTGAGTTTAGAACGAAGAAATATGACCGTATCCACACGTGAATCTATCATCTATATCAAGCTCTGTCGTCTCCTCCTGCGACGTAAGAAAACAAGGTACGGACGAATGACACCATCGCGTGCTTTCGATCGAAGAAGAGAACCAAGCTTTTCCGTAGCGGCGTAGGTTGAGTTGCAGGCAATGAATGGTCAAAATTCCAAAGATCAGTTACGACCAGCTGGTGTAGAAAAACACGCCACAACGACTCTTGCAATAATGCGCAATGAAATAGAGACAAAAGCCAGATGGCATCCATCGGGAGGGTCGTTGATTGTCAGTACCACGTGTCCTCCTAGATTCTAGTCTTTATAACAGTAAATAACTAAAAGATGGTCATACTTGAAGGCCATTAGAGTAACAGTCACACGGAGTCGACTTGGTACTTGCAAATGTAGGCGTCACATCTTCATCCCCGCACCTCTCATGGAAGCCGCAGCTCGGAAGAACTCGCTCAACCCCTTCACCGACGACCCGGGTCCGTCCCTCCATGCCTCTTTCATCAGCCCCCTCACTTCCTCCACCCTCCTCCTTATCTCCTTCCCCCTTTGTCCTCCGTGCATCACCTCTTTTACCACCTTCTCCACCACCACCCTGTCCGCCTTGGAGCTCTCCATGTTCCCCCTCGCTACCTCCACGCATACCCCCAGCTCCTCCTCCATGATCTTCGCGTTGTACAGCTGATCCCCCGACAGGGGCCACGCGACGATCGGCACGCCTCGGTTCAAGCTCTCCAGCaccgagttccacccgcagtggCTCAGGAACCCGCCCGTCGACGCGTGCGACAAGATCTCCAGCTGCGGTGCCCAACCGTGCACCAACACCCCTGTCCCTTCGTCTCTCATCCGCTCCTCGAACTTCTCCGGCAGCCACTCCGCCTTGAACTCCCCCTTGACATCGAACCCCACAGGAGGCCTGATGACCCACAAGAACCGGGTCCTGCTCGCCTCCAGCCCCATCGCCAGCTCCTTCATCTGCGGCGCGGCGATGGTGTTCTGCGAGCCGAATGAGATGTACAACACGGATGCCGGCGGTTGCGAATCCAACCATTTCATGATGTGATCGTTCCCAGCGCTGGCTGAAGAAGGGGAAGAGAGCACTGGACCGACGGGCCAAACGGGACACGGAAGCACTTTGCGAAGCATCTGCAACCCAGTCTTCTCCACCTCTTCGACGGTGTTGATGATCACGGCATCGGTTTCCGACGAGAGAGATATCTGTCCCTGAAGGAAGTCCGACCAAGGATCGGTGCCGTCGGCCATGAGCAGGTGCTTCGGGAGCTGCGAGCGGTGGATGATGGTATCGGGGAACTGAGGTAGCGGGAACTCGTCGGAATTCGTCTTTCTGTGGGGTAGGTGAGTCCACAGCGAGGAGTAAACGGTCGTGCCATAAGCTCCGCTGGTGAAAAATATGGAATGAAAAGTTCCGAAACGGCGCGCAACGTGGACGCTCCATGCAAAGAAGTTATCAGCGATGATGCAGAGAGGCGGACGGCCGTCTTCCTGCGTTATGTCTTCGATGAGCTGCTCGAAAGCGGGCTGGAGGGACCGGGAGGCATGGAGGAGAGTGACGATCTGGTGGAAGGGGATGGCCCCGGTGGTCTCAGCTTCAGGGGGGAGTCCGTGGGCGGCGGGGGAGAAAGGAATGGAGCGAAGTCGAATCGAAGAGGGGGAGGGAGGGCAGGACGAACTTTTAATCTTTTGTATGTTGAGAGGGGTGCTGACCAGAGTGACGATGAGAGTGggacggcggcggcggaggagctcGGCGAGGGCGACGAAGGGAGTGATGTGGCCCTGGGCCATGAAGGGGAAGAGAACCACGTGTTGGCGCTCGCCGTCCTCCATTGTTGCGAGGATCAGTGTTCAGAGTGCGCTGTTGGGCGACCCATGGTGGAGGTCATGTACTAGCTTTGGATGTGGAAGTCAATCATGTccactcttttgttttttttcctttttccttttctttattcaTTGACTGGTCATCAAAATTATAACCTCATCGTATTTGGATTGAGATCGTCCGAGTAACTCAACCCGATGACGTCCGTGTGCAATTAATCTAATGGTTTCGCTGGCATATCCATTGACGATCAGAGAAATAACAAGCATAATTTCTACCGACAAGCTTGGCAGCTCCATCGCTTTTGCTATCAGAATCGCAATTACAGCAGCACTTACGTCAGCTTCCTCGATAAGGACGCAGATAAgcattaatatatttatatacgGAGGCTCGCACAGGAATCTCCGCAAATCGCACGGGAGAATTTATCGAAGAATACCTCGTttccatatataaataaatatgttcTACGGCGAATGCGGAGATATCGATAAGGATCACAGTGACTGCGGAGTCGTGGCGAGGAGGAGAATtctttaattattatattatgtgtTTTTGAATATTATttggatattatatatataatattcaaataatataaaaaatatataatataataattaaaagtaAGAGTCGAAAATTATGTCGAAAGGCTATTTTGTCGAAATTGAAAATGAGGATTTGTCAAATGTGTGAAAGAATAAACTTTATGGAATAAGGATTGGATATCATatcttttaataaataatattaataaaatattaaaagatgATGAAATTAACATgccagaagataaaaaaaaaattaataaataatattttattaatatttttgatAGTAGTAATGACTATGGTAATATCACCTAAGACGATGATGGTattatccaaaatttaaattttataataataaaaccgTCAGATCCAGAATTATGACATCAAAGTTAAGATAGTAATATCACTTTATATCAATGTTAGTAATGCTTGTATGTCaaaattttagatatttaaaattttaatcatatttttgaaatattatgGTGACTATAAATATTCTGTTCAGACTTTGTCGATGGTGCATCTATTCGTGAGGTTATGAAATATTATAATTCTCTCTTTGAGTTTTGTTTGAGTCTTCTCCACTCTTTTGAGCGTAGTTATGATATAAAGTATTAGATATGAGAAGTCTAATATAAAATAGTGAGTATGAAGGTTCTTTTCTAAACCCAAAATGGAAAAAATATTGTAAATGTTGCTTATCTTCATCTGTTAGAAATAATGTCAGTAATTAAAGTTGATGATCTCGAGGGAAGAGAAAttatgagtggatgtaggttggaaagatcaaaccactataaatcgatttgaatTCTTTCTTTTACTTATGAGTTTTTATCTTTCTTACTTATTTTTATTCActttacttaaaactcttactcaCATTCAACACTCGGTTAATTATATTTTCGAAATGTGTTGTTTTCTTGATCTGAGTTTTTAAATCAATTAATGCATAATGTCTTTTTGAACTCAAGCAACTACAAATAAGATTATAATTAGAATATTACTTTGTTTTCATGTCATGTTATTAGGCTAAAATGCATTTGAAGAGCCTTTAGTGGGGGCAAAAGTAAGACATTTGACATGCTTCTCATAGATCTAGTTGAAACTTTTGCGACTCTTAAAGAAGTTTCGAACGTGACCCAACCCAACTAAGTGTGCTTTCAAGGTTGGCTCTGAAAATTTTTTAGGTTTCATAGTCCATCAAATCAGAATTGATGTAAATTTAGAGAAAGTGCAAACCATCTCCGATATGAAGCACCATCATCTATTAAGACAATTTAGCAACTAACCAATCAAAACGTGATATATGATTGTCATTCTTTTCCTATCAATCACACACTACCATCAAAGCCAAGTCCTACTCGTTCGTCATGGAGTTAACGACCACAAAAGACCACATCCTTTGACTTTTCACCCTGGATCTTAGATGTCAATGGGTCAGTTACAGCCAAAGGAGGCATTGGGCTCATCCTCCAGGAAGCAAAAAGAATATGAGCACTCCCTTCGCTTTGAGTTTGAAGTAACCAATAATGAAGCTAAATATAAGGCTCTT belongs to Musa acuminata AAA Group cultivar baxijiao chromosome BXJ1-11, Cavendish_Baxijiao_AAA, whole genome shotgun sequence and includes:
- the LOC103970216 gene encoding UDP-glycosyltransferase 92A1-like, giving the protein MEDGERQHVVLFPFMAQGHITPFVALAELLRRRRPTLIVTLVSTPLNIQKIKSSSCPPSPSSIRLRSIPFSPAAHGLPPEAETTGAIPFHQIVTLLHASRSLQPAFEQLIEDITQEDGRPPLCIIADNFFAWSVHVARRFGTFHSIFFTSGAYGTTVYSSLWTHLPHRKTNSDEFPLPQFPDTIIHRSQLPKHLLMADGTDPWSDFLQGQISLSSETDAVIINTVEEVEKTGLQMLRKVLPCPVWPVGPVLSSPSSASAGNDHIMKWLDSQPPASVLYISFGSQNTIAAPQMKELAMGLEASRTRFLWVIRPPVGFDVKGEFKAEWLPEKFEERMRDEGTGVLVHGWAPQLEILSHASTGGFLSHCGWNSVLESLNRGVPIVAWPLSGDQLYNAKIMEEELGVCVEVARGNMESSKADRVVVEKVVKEVMHGGQRGKEIRRRVEEVRGLMKEAWRDGPGSSVKGLSEFFRAAASMRGAGMKM